The following are from one region of the Stanieria sp. NIES-3757 genome:
- a CDS encoding phospholipid/glycerol acyltransferase has product MNQSLSSQQSLSKQKSDSIDSHVSPWLARLLYPLARYLVLPVFFSKIEVTGQENIPKTEPVIVAPTHRSRWDAMIIPFAVGRLVSGRDLRFMVSANEVKGLQGWFIRRMGGFPVDTERPGIGSVRHSIKLLHKDEMLVIFPEGGIYRENSVHPLKRGVARIALEVESEQPGSEIKILPISIKYDQPYPSWGSKVIVEIGSPLNVADYLGDSLRQSSQKLTNALKQSLEKLHKVEDECRLASSEI; this is encoded by the coding sequence ATGAATCAGTCTTTGTCGTCTCAACAATCTTTGTCAAAACAAAAATCCGATTCGATTGACTCTCACGTATCTCCTTGGCTAGCTCGATTACTTTATCCGTTAGCGCGATATCTTGTTTTACCTGTTTTCTTTAGCAAAATTGAGGTAACAGGACAGGAAAATATTCCCAAAACTGAACCTGTGATTGTTGCTCCTACCCATCGCTCTCGCTGGGATGCCATGATTATACCTTTTGCAGTGGGGAGATTAGTTAGTGGCAGAGACTTACGCTTTATGGTTTCTGCTAATGAGGTTAAAGGTTTACAAGGATGGTTTATTAGAAGAATGGGCGGATTTCCTGTCGATACTGAACGCCCAGGAATAGGCAGCGTTCGCCACAGCATTAAATTACTGCATAAAGATGAAATGCTAGTAATTTTTCCAGAGGGAGGAATCTATAGAGAGAATAGTGTTCATCCTCTCAAACGTGGTGTAGCTCGGATTGCTTTAGAAGTAGAATCAGAACAACCAGGAAGTGAAATAAAAATTTTGCCTATTAGTATTAAATACGATCAGCCCTATCCTAGTTGGGGGTCAAAGGTGATAGTAGAAATTGGCTCACCACTCAATGTAGCCGATTATTTAGGTGATTCTTTACGCCAAAGCTCTCAGAAACTCACAAATGCCCTAAAACAATCATTAGAAAAGTTGCACAAAGTTGAAGATGAATGTAGATTAGCATCTTCTGAAATATAA